A window of Thermococcus sp. Bubb.Bath genomic DNA:
CATGATAAACACCTACGAGTCGTTTGTTTTCAAAATATAAAATTCTTCGGTTAGCGTTTACACTTTGGTAGAAATAATGCCCTTAAAGTGTGCTGTTAAGTAAACATCGGTGATAGTTATGAAGCTTACGCTTAAGGTTAATGGGATGACGTGTGCCATGTGCGTAAAAACCATAGAAACAGCTCTGAAAGAGCTTGA
This region includes:
- a CDS encoding cation transporter, which encodes MKLTLKVNGMTCAMCVKTIETALKEL